The Corallococcus exiguus genome has a segment encoding these proteins:
- a CDS encoding serine hydrolase, with protein MASSNPIIRVLTLANQTLFVTGFEGLAPGECLIPAGTRILPGEKTYADVARLDLTPAEPRQIGVYLGLTRASRDFTCFMRTDGKSPQLLFGLYQGDGAAPGPLDDQYGYAKPFTDGLREDIWQYQLSKMPPFPAAHARLQPLVEGAAFAGDVFQLKYQLPKLVMGAIVRGSDGSFASSVLGWGGRDCLEPDARTLVPLGSITKAFTGHLLARMVVKGQARFTTQVSQNPAIRLIDLVTHTSGLPREVSPNIGLEAPEPELLPSVLFPPGTGALYSNVGFNALSRAMVEQCNPSGAASFYELLNQEVLAPLQLGHTSYNAPPWKVGCTDDRTQNLFGGYQPDGKPWPMANGNGQPTHDSTPRGASGLYSTPGDLLRWLQWHLEAGGTDTETRLLNHATYVQRDGLHPVLGLDESGHMDAMGLGWVVMMPRGDRPFILQKAGATSGVFNYLAFSPVRGVGFFMSIDRFDVGAATEMPQMINDLIASAAPR; from the coding sequence GTGGCCAGTTCCAATCCCATCATCCGCGTCCTGACCCTCGCGAATCAGACCCTCTTCGTGACCGGCTTCGAGGGGCTCGCCCCGGGGGAGTGCCTCATTCCGGCGGGGACCCGGATCCTCCCCGGCGAGAAGACCTACGCGGATGTCGCACGGCTGGACCTGACCCCGGCGGAGCCGCGGCAGATCGGGGTCTATCTGGGGCTGACGCGCGCGAGCCGGGACTTCACCTGTTTCATGCGCACGGATGGCAAGAGTCCCCAGCTCCTCTTCGGGCTCTACCAGGGAGACGGCGCCGCCCCCGGGCCTCTGGATGACCAGTACGGTTACGCCAAGCCGTTCACCGACGGGCTGCGTGAAGACATCTGGCAATATCAGTTGAGCAAGATGCCGCCATTCCCGGCGGCCCATGCCCGGCTCCAGCCGCTCGTGGAGGGCGCGGCGTTCGCGGGCGACGTCTTCCAGCTCAAGTACCAGCTCCCCAAGCTGGTGATGGGCGCCATCGTCCGGGGCTCCGATGGATCCTTCGCGAGCTCGGTCCTCGGCTGGGGCGGTAGGGATTGCCTGGAGCCGGATGCACGGACGCTCGTGCCGCTCGGCTCCATCACCAAGGCCTTCACGGGACACCTGCTCGCCAGGATGGTCGTGAAGGGGCAGGCCCGCTTCACGACGCAGGTCTCCCAGAATCCGGCCATCCGTCTCATCGACCTCGTCACGCACACGAGCGGCCTGCCCCGTGAGGTCTCACCGAACATCGGGCTCGAAGCGCCGGAGCCGGAGCTGCTGCCGTCCGTCTTGTTCCCGCCGGGAACGGGGGCGCTCTATTCGAACGTGGGCTTCAACGCCCTGTCCCGGGCGATGGTCGAACAGTGCAACCCGTCCGGGGCCGCGTCCTTCTACGAGCTGTTGAACCAGGAGGTGCTGGCTCCACTCCAGCTCGGACACACCTCGTACAACGCGCCGCCCTGGAAGGTCGGGTGCACCGACGACCGCACCCAGAACCTGTTTGGCGGCTACCAGCCGGACGGCAAGCCGTGGCCCATGGCGAACGGCAACGGCCAGCCGACCCATGACTCCACGCCACGGGGCGCCAGCGGCCTGTACTCGACCCCCGGGGATCTGCTCCGGTGGCTCCAGTGGCACCTGGAGGCCGGTGGAACCGACACGGAGACGCGGTTGTTGAATCACGCCACCTACGTGCAGCGTGACGGGCTGCACCCCGTCCTCGGCCTCGACGAGTCCGGCCACATGGATGCGATGGGGCTGGGCTGGGTCGTGATGATGCCCAGGGGCGACCGGCCGTTCATCCTCCAGAAGGCCGGGGCCACGAGCGGCGTGTTCAACTACCTGGCGTTCTCACCCGTTCGCGGGGTCGGGTTCTTCATGAGCATCGACAGGTTCGACGTCGGCGCGGCGACGGAGATGCCGCAGATGATCAACGACCTCATCGCCAGCGCCGCACCGCGCTGA
- a CDS encoding TonB-dependent receptor, giving the protein MSPSLNARSALAAASLLLTPPALAQAPQAGAPPAEAAPPAQAQPVITKPPELLQQVEATYPPEALAEGVTASVRLIITIAADGSVSEVLPTEPAGHGFDEAAIAAVRQFRFSPAEVDGVPAPVQVEYIYHFTLNAPPEEAPGPDQAPVARKATLKGQLISRGSRSRVAGATVRCGDDPEAPEALSDADGRFSLDVPPGECAVRVVASGYQLYQTKELLQEDETTEVNFFLAPTGGALETVVRSDRPKKEVVRRTITRQEAQRTPGTFGDPIRVIQTLPGVARAPFISGQLLVRGSNPGQTATMMDGVGIPLLFHLLGGPSVVNAEFIDQLDFFPGGYGSQYGRAVGGIVEVGTRKGAADTFHGSVKVDLLDAGFFLEAPVTDGISVAAAARRSYIDTILPAVLPKSEGSTLSVVPKYWDYQLRVDFGAKRDARSEEEAQALAGSARSTGYVMAFGSDDQLRLVTGGPETERDLTVDTHTLFHRIKGDWTYRKGQLTSVFTPYVGYDGTSFKFGAAKQDGVGYTVGAREVLGLELSSSLTVRTGLDLVYEHQSFDVEFPAPENFEYVAFPGAESVGELLVEKIGLGSFDGALFVEADLKVGRFTFTPGVRGNFQRAGDARNVALDPRLWVSFAATERTQLKGSLGLYSQPAETFRFISLPYGNPDLAYQRAFQSSLGVDHRLTDVLNVDVTGFFNRRFDNIAAPGDILSLPGGGVVQLPYSNQGIGRALGLEVMVKKQRASATDKWSGWLSYTFSQSLDGRTGRAPEGNGGDFGGGFGGSGDETYGLSPFDQTHILTLVSTYVLGNGWELGGRFRYTTGRPTTPLNHTFDQYQVDRNRFNGTYGPYASARTSGFHQLDMRLDKSWQFQSWTLGVYLDVQNLYNAENVEFTFNDYRQRREYEVPGIPILPVVGVKGSF; this is encoded by the coding sequence ATGTCCCCGTCCCTGAACGCCCGAAGCGCGCTCGCCGCGGCCTCGCTCCTGCTGACGCCCCCGGCGCTGGCACAGGCACCGCAGGCCGGCGCGCCGCCCGCGGAAGCGGCCCCGCCCGCGCAGGCCCAGCCCGTCATCACCAAGCCTCCGGAGCTGCTGCAGCAGGTGGAGGCCACCTACCCTCCCGAAGCGCTCGCGGAGGGGGTCACCGCCTCCGTGCGCCTCATCATCACCATCGCCGCGGATGGCTCCGTGTCGGAGGTGTTGCCCACGGAGCCCGCGGGCCATGGCTTCGACGAGGCGGCCATCGCGGCGGTGCGCCAGTTCCGCTTCTCGCCCGCGGAGGTGGACGGTGTGCCCGCGCCGGTGCAGGTGGAATACATCTACCACTTCACCCTCAACGCCCCTCCGGAGGAGGCCCCCGGACCCGACCAGGCCCCGGTGGCGCGCAAGGCCACGCTCAAGGGCCAGCTGATTTCGCGAGGCAGCCGCTCGCGCGTGGCCGGCGCCACGGTGCGCTGCGGTGACGACCCGGAGGCGCCCGAGGCCCTCTCCGACGCGGACGGCCGCTTCAGCCTCGACGTGCCCCCTGGTGAGTGCGCGGTGCGCGTAGTGGCGTCCGGCTACCAGCTCTACCAGACGAAGGAGCTGCTCCAGGAGGACGAGACGACGGAGGTGAACTTCTTCCTCGCCCCCACCGGCGGCGCGCTGGAGACCGTCGTGCGCTCCGACCGGCCGAAGAAGGAGGTCGTGCGCCGGACCATCACGCGCCAGGAGGCGCAGCGGACGCCGGGCACCTTCGGCGACCCCATCCGCGTCATCCAGACCCTGCCGGGCGTGGCGCGTGCGCCCTTCATCTCCGGCCAGCTGCTGGTGCGCGGCTCCAACCCCGGTCAGACGGCGACGATGATGGACGGGGTCGGCATCCCCCTCCTCTTCCACCTGCTCGGTGGGCCCTCGGTGGTGAACGCGGAGTTCATCGACCAGCTCGACTTCTTCCCGGGCGGCTACGGCAGCCAGTACGGCCGCGCGGTGGGCGGCATCGTGGAGGTCGGCACGCGCAAGGGCGCCGCCGACACGTTCCATGGCTCGGTGAAGGTGGACCTGCTGGACGCGGGCTTCTTCCTGGAAGCCCCCGTGACGGACGGCATCAGCGTGGCCGCCGCCGCGCGCCGTTCGTACATCGACACCATCCTCCCCGCCGTCCTCCCCAAGAGCGAGGGCAGCACCCTGTCCGTGGTCCCCAAATACTGGGACTACCAGCTGCGCGTGGACTTCGGCGCGAAGCGGGATGCCCGTTCCGAAGAGGAGGCCCAGGCCCTGGCGGGCAGCGCGCGCAGCACCGGCTACGTCATGGCCTTCGGCAGTGACGACCAGCTCCGCCTGGTGACCGGCGGCCCGGAGACGGAGCGCGACCTGACGGTCGACACGCACACCCTCTTCCACCGCATCAAGGGTGACTGGACGTACCGCAAGGGACAGCTCACGTCCGTCTTCACGCCGTACGTGGGCTACGACGGCACCAGCTTCAAGTTCGGCGCCGCGAAGCAGGATGGAGTGGGCTACACGGTGGGCGCGCGCGAGGTGCTGGGCCTGGAGCTGTCCTCCAGCCTCACCGTGCGCACCGGCCTGGACCTCGTCTACGAGCACCAGTCCTTCGACGTGGAGTTCCCCGCCCCGGAGAACTTCGAGTACGTGGCCTTCCCCGGCGCCGAGTCCGTGGGCGAGCTGCTGGTGGAGAAGATTGGCCTCGGCTCCTTCGACGGCGCGCTCTTCGTGGAGGCGGACCTGAAGGTGGGTAGGTTCACCTTCACCCCCGGCGTGCGCGGCAACTTCCAGCGCGCGGGCGACGCGCGGAACGTGGCGTTGGATCCCCGGCTGTGGGTGAGCTTCGCGGCCACCGAGCGCACCCAGCTCAAGGGCTCGCTCGGCCTCTACAGCCAGCCGGCGGAGACGTTCCGCTTCATCTCCCTGCCGTACGGCAACCCGGACCTGGCCTACCAGCGCGCGTTCCAGAGCAGCCTGGGCGTGGATCACCGGCTGACCGACGTGCTCAACGTGGACGTCACGGGCTTTTTCAACCGCCGCTTCGACAACATCGCGGCGCCCGGCGACATCCTCTCGCTCCCGGGTGGAGGCGTGGTCCAGCTGCCGTACTCCAACCAGGGCATCGGCCGCGCCCTGGGCCTGGAGGTGATGGTGAAGAAGCAGCGCGCGTCCGCGACGGACAAGTGGTCCGGATGGCTGTCGTACACCTTCAGCCAGTCACTCGACGGGCGCACGGGCCGCGCTCCCGAAGGGAATGGTGGAGACTTCGGCGGGGGCTTCGGTGGCAGCGGCGACGAGACGTATGGCCTCAGCCCCTTCGACCAGACACACATCCTCACGCTGGTGAGCACCTACGTGCTGGGCAACGGCTGGGAGCTGGGCGGGCGCTTCCGCTACACCACCGGCCGCCCGACGACGCCGCTCAACCACACGTTCGACCAGTACCAGGTGGACCGAAACCGCTTCAACGGCACGTACGGCCCCTACGCCTCGGCGCGCACGTCCGGGTTCCACCAGCTCGACATGCGGCTGGACAAGAGCTGGCAATTCCAGAGCTGGACGCTGGGGGTCTACCTGGACGTGCAGAACCTCTACAACGCGGAGAACGTCGAGTTCACCTTCAACGACTACCGGCAGCGCCGGGAGTACGAGGTGCCCGGCATCCCCATCCTCCCCGTGGTGGGCGTGAAAGGAAGCTTCTGA
- a CDS encoding InlB B-repeat-containing protein: MRRNGLIASFRLPHLRPALGTLVLAASLCTATAEAAALRVMPLGLGSGTVTGTGINCTNIVGSDCDETYSASASVTLTATPSAGSSFQGWNVDLDADLSSTPDCTGTTPSCTLSMGVARSVKPVFRLAAGTVNPIPVVNTSAITPEEIEAYLNNPANAATNTVARFISALPAEYRASPILMARSESLQTGTAEHPRLLLSSQTARSVFSIGPAPHASYPGSHPDVIEYMQWDEATKNFRFHEIILTTIPQMGSIPPRSRHIEKDDGKCAACHSTRNVLNLTGIPGTTGFPVGVIKTKNKPNWDPYDSWGGMLPFNRDRLYQGSVDTAAFRKLFNPWTWRTQPEVRRLIEQLRLQPPGRLSAGSPHLITRYRGGPNDGTPRFSFDLTPPVTTEPVPSGTATIATAYAFNAQPGSGALTSVTRGGPSVTLFHDSLISGDEGRGVQLFDLLGGFDGSLNQRRIADELASHRWATGSVYVDPRPVALAITKGCLTINSSLNTVQSSPSGLAVNLPFFTSRNGMGINALRDDTLARTQSIPRRKADIEKLNLSRAGDPYLMTGTTVNGLIPQYGAATSASTDVSLTRLRQEVFRRPIDNPAPDSTVMGGILVDRENYSPNTNLVALYRYFLEPLGVSVDKWSLGVRGRSRAYGFADVFSTYTGALQTELEANLTADPIPGLAAPFSCASLIPAVNTTLASLPPVGDYPTYTDVQRIFNKACIECHGGLDYPPYKNFGTYLNLAEDQSAPGVNPLTASYAIAAPMATSETGPLFDRITRTSEDCPNGMMPCGGPPLSQTDVETLRRWIIGGNPSLWGDPHLTTMDGVRYDFQGAGEYVLLRDPGLELQARHTPVQTEQPVGPDPHTGLTACASITTAVAVRVGPHRVSYQMNAEKPELLVLRVDGKPVTLDKELLLPAGGRITSTGTTGGIRIESAGGTRITVTTDWWAHYGLWYMNIDVRQARAREGLLGPIAPGNWLPVLPDGSQLGERPSDLGDRYVGLYEKFGESWRVTKNTSLFDYASGYSTESYTLREWPGYKADSCRIEKAPPGIPVVEPLKAIPLEQAEALCKGVSKERLRDCAQDVAATGDPVFAKTFVTTEKLGRNLAPETLELVTPKENAITSSSVTFEWKDAYDKDGDAVVYRHCVWSVNTRFTYAACTKGVPEQSRTVKLEGGRDYFWKVLAEDGRGGTTESRTWRVTVK; the protein is encoded by the coding sequence ATGAGACGCAACGGACTCATTGCTTCGTTCCGCCTTCCCCATCTCCGCCCCGCACTGGGCACACTGGTTCTCGCGGCGTCGCTGTGCACGGCGACCGCCGAAGCCGCGGCCCTCCGGGTCATGCCCCTGGGGCTTGGCTCCGGCACCGTCACCGGCACGGGCATCAACTGCACCAACATCGTCGGCAGCGACTGCGATGAAACCTATAGCGCCAGCGCGTCCGTGACCCTCACCGCCACGCCGTCCGCGGGGTCCTCCTTCCAGGGCTGGAACGTCGACCTGGACGCGGACCTGTCGTCCACGCCGGACTGCACGGGGACGACGCCCAGCTGCACCCTGTCCATGGGCGTGGCTCGTTCCGTGAAGCCTGTCTTCCGGCTCGCGGCGGGCACCGTCAATCCCATCCCCGTCGTCAACACGAGCGCCATCACGCCCGAGGAGATCGAGGCGTATCTCAACAATCCCGCCAACGCGGCCACGAACACCGTGGCCCGCTTCATCAGCGCGCTGCCGGCTGAGTACAGGGCCAGCCCCATCCTGATGGCGCGTTCAGAGAGCCTCCAGACGGGCACCGCGGAGCACCCGCGCCTGCTGCTCTCCAGCCAGACCGCCCGGTCCGTCTTCTCCATCGGGCCCGCGCCGCATGCGTCCTATCCAGGCTCGCATCCGGACGTCATCGAATACATGCAGTGGGACGAGGCGACGAAGAACTTCCGCTTCCACGAAATCATCCTCACGACCATCCCCCAGATGGGCTCCATCCCTCCGCGCTCGCGCCACATCGAGAAGGATGATGGGAAGTGCGCGGCCTGCCATTCGACGCGGAACGTGCTGAACCTCACGGGCATCCCCGGTACGACTGGCTTCCCGGTGGGCGTCATCAAGACGAAGAACAAGCCCAACTGGGACCCCTACGACAGCTGGGGCGGGATGCTCCCCTTCAACCGGGATCGCCTCTACCAGGGCTCGGTGGACACCGCCGCGTTCCGCAAGCTCTTCAACCCCTGGACGTGGCGAACGCAACCCGAGGTCCGCCGACTCATCGAACAGCTCCGGCTGCAACCGCCCGGACGGCTTTCGGCGGGGAGCCCCCACCTCATCACGCGCTACCGGGGCGGCCCCAACGACGGGACGCCGCGCTTCAGCTTCGACCTGACGCCCCCGGTGACGACGGAGCCCGTTCCATCGGGGACCGCCACCATCGCGACGGCGTATGCCTTCAACGCCCAGCCTGGCTCGGGCGCGCTCACCTCCGTCACCCGGGGTGGCCCGTCCGTCACGCTGTTCCATGACTCGCTCATCTCCGGGGACGAGGGGCGCGGCGTCCAGCTGTTCGACCTGCTGGGCGGCTTCGATGGAAGCCTCAACCAGCGGCGCATCGCGGACGAGCTCGCCAGCCACCGCTGGGCGACTGGCAGCGTGTACGTCGATCCGCGTCCGGTGGCCCTGGCCATCACCAAGGGCTGCCTCACCATCAACAGCTCGCTGAATACGGTTCAGAGCAGCCCCTCGGGTCTGGCGGTGAACCTGCCCTTCTTCACGTCGCGCAACGGCATGGGCATCAACGCCCTGCGCGACGACACCCTGGCGCGCACGCAGAGCATCCCGCGCCGCAAGGCCGACATCGAGAAGCTCAACCTGAGCCGCGCGGGCGACCCCTATCTGATGACCGGGACGACGGTGAACGGCCTCATTCCGCAGTACGGCGCCGCGACCAGCGCGTCGACGGACGTGTCGCTGACCCGGCTGAGGCAGGAGGTGTTCCGCCGGCCCATCGACAACCCGGCCCCGGACTCGACGGTCATGGGCGGCATCCTCGTGGACCGGGAGAACTACAGCCCCAACACGAACCTGGTGGCCCTGTACCGGTACTTCCTGGAGCCGCTCGGCGTGTCGGTGGACAAGTGGTCCCTGGGCGTGCGCGGACGCTCGCGCGCCTATGGCTTCGCCGACGTGTTCAGCACGTACACCGGCGCGCTCCAGACGGAGCTGGAGGCCAACCTGACGGCGGACCCCATCCCCGGTCTGGCGGCGCCCTTCTCCTGCGCCAGCCTGATTCCAGCGGTGAACACGACGCTGGCCTCGCTGCCACCCGTGGGCGACTACCCGACGTACACGGACGTGCAGCGCATCTTCAACAAGGCCTGCATCGAGTGCCACGGCGGCCTGGACTACCCGCCGTACAAGAACTTCGGCACCTACCTGAACCTGGCCGAGGACCAGAGCGCGCCCGGCGTGAATCCGCTCACGGCGTCGTATGCCATTGCCGCGCCCATGGCCACCAGCGAGACGGGGCCGCTCTTCGACCGCATCACCCGCACATCAGAGGACTGCCCGAACGGGATGATGCCGTGTGGCGGACCGCCGCTGAGCCAGACGGACGTCGAGACCCTCCGGCGGTGGATCATCGGCGGCAATCCCTCCCTCTGGGGCGACCCGCACCTGACGACGATGGACGGCGTGCGCTACGACTTCCAGGGCGCCGGTGAGTACGTGCTCCTGCGCGACCCGGGGCTGGAGCTCCAGGCGCGCCACACGCCCGTGCAGACCGAGCAGCCCGTGGGGCCGGATCCGCACACCGGCCTGACGGCCTGCGCGAGCATCACGACGGCGGTGGCGGTGCGCGTCGGCCCGCATCGCGTCAGCTACCAGATGAACGCGGAGAAGCCGGAGCTGCTGGTGCTGCGCGTCGACGGCAAGCCGGTGACGCTGGACAAGGAGCTGCTGCTCCCCGCCGGAGGACGCATCACGTCCACGGGGACGACCGGCGGCATCCGCATTGAATCCGCAGGCGGCACGCGCATCACCGTCACCACGGATTGGTGGGCGCACTACGGCCTCTGGTACATGAACATCGACGTGCGGCAGGCGCGCGCCAGGGAGGGCCTGCTGGGCCCCATCGCCCCGGGCAACTGGCTGCCCGTGCTGCCGGACGGCTCACAGCTGGGGGAGCGTCCCTCGGACCTGGGGGACCGCTACGTCGGCCTGTACGAGAAGTTCGGCGAGTCCTGGCGGGTGACCAAGAACACGTCCCTCTTCGACTACGCCTCCGGGTACTCCACCGAGTCGTACACGCTGCGCGAATGGCCCGGATACAAGGCGGACAGCTGCCGCATCGAGAAGGCGCCGCCCGGCATCCCGGTGGTGGAGCCGCTGAAGGCCATTCCGCTGGAGCAGGCGGAGGCGCTGTGCAAGGGCGTCTCGAAGGAGCGTCTGCGCGACTGCGCGCAGGACGTGGCCGCGACCGGCGATCCGGTCTTCGCCAAGACGTTCGTCACGACGGAGAAGCTGGGCCGCAACCTCGCGCCCGAGACGCTGGAGCTGGTGACTCCGAAGGAGAACGCCATCACCTCGTCGAGCGTGACCTTCGAGTGGAAGGACGCGTACGACAAGGACGGGGACGCCGTCGTCTACCGGCACTGCGTCTGGAGTGTGAACACCCGCTTCACCTACGCGGCCTGCACGAAGGGCGTGCCCGAGCAGTCCAGGACGGTGAAGCTGGAGGGCGGCCGGGACTACTTCTGGAAGGTCCTCGCCGAGGACGGCCGGGGTGGCACCACGGAGAGCCGCACCTGGCGCGTGACGGTGAAGTAG